One Bacteroidota bacterium genomic window carries:
- a CDS encoding DUF3108 domain-containing protein — MRKSFLLIFNIAFLVTFICNSSTAYTQTTATKAYGSGEVLKYVGSYYMKSLWTDIAEVTLKVNQVTVSEKPLLHLQGTANTYKSWDTYFKVRDVYQSWVLPSSGQPLIFKRDMYEGGYTNDSKYVFKHKSKTAVCKQKHKDGRETEQTVPILANTFDVVSVLYYARSLDYENFTVNKTVAATILIDNKLETIHIKYLGKETIKVAGMGSFSCYKLAVSVKNENLIKNKLTNNIWLTSDANRVPVFIKAEIPVGSIQLRISEMSGLKN, encoded by the coding sequence ATGAGAAAAAGTTTTCTGCTGATATTCAATATTGCTTTTTTAGTAACCTTCATCTGTAATTCTTCAACGGCATACACACAAACCACGGCAACAAAAGCCTATGGCTCTGGCGAAGTGCTTAAATACGTAGGTTCGTATTACATGAAATCGCTCTGGACGGATATTGCTGAAGTCACCCTCAAGGTAAATCAGGTAACAGTTAGCGAAAAACCTCTGCTTCATTTGCAGGGAACCGCCAACACCTACAAATCGTGGGATACTTATTTTAAAGTGCGCGACGTATACCAGTCGTGGGTATTGCCTTCGAGCGGACAACCTCTCATTTTTAAGCGCGACATGTACGAGGGCGGATACACCAACGATTCAAAGTATGTGTTTAAACACAAATCGAAAACTGCCGTATGCAAACAAAAGCATAAAGACGGACGGGAAACCGAACAAACTGTGCCCATATTGGCCAACACCTTCGATGTAGTATCGGTTCTCTACTATGCGCGAAGCCTTGATTATGAAAATTTTACAGTAAATAAAACGGTTGCGGCAACAATATTAATCGACAATAAACTCGAAACTATTCATATTAAGTACCTTGGCAAAGAAACCATAAAGGTAGCCGGCATGGGCAGCTTTAGTTGCTATAAGCTTGCTGTTTCGGTGAAGAACGAAAATTTAATAAAAAACAAACTCACCAATAACATTTGGCTCACTTCAGATGCAAACAGAGTACCTGTATTTATTAAAGCTGAGATTCCTGTGGGAAGCATTCAATTGCGCATTTCCGAAATGAGTGGTTTAAAAAACTAA
- a CDS encoding outer membrane lipoprotein-sorting protein: protein MSQIKKIILFVLVINCLGLSLIAQNAAEIIIRADNKMRGEESGYSLMQMKIIRPNWERTISFKSWSKGNKYSLVYIISPAREQGQTFLKLDREMWNWNPQIARMTKLPGSMLSQGWMGSDFTNDDLLNQRSIVEDYTHSLLGVQTVSGEACYHLQLNPKPDAPVIWGEIVMWIAKEHDIILKTEYYDEEGYLVKTELATNLKYFEGRYLPSVFELIPAEEEGYKTVVVLQEMKFNLPLDDTFFSQQNMKKIK, encoded by the coding sequence ATGAGCCAAATCAAAAAAATAATACTCTTTGTTTTAGTGATTAATTGCCTCGGATTAAGCCTGATTGCACAAAATGCTGCTGAAATAATTATCAGGGCCGACAATAAAATGCGGGGCGAAGAATCGGGTTACAGTCTGATGCAAATGAAAATTATTCGCCCAAATTGGGAACGCACCATCAGTTTTAAAAGCTGGAGCAAGGGAAACAAATATTCCCTGGTTTATATTATTTCACCTGCCCGCGAGCAAGGACAAACATTTTTAAAGCTCGATCGTGAAATGTGGAACTGGAACCCTCAAATTGCCCGTATGACAAAACTGCCAGGCTCCATGCTTTCGCAAGGTTGGATGGGCTCGGACTTCACTAATGACGACCTGCTAAATCAGCGATCGATTGTGGAAGACTACACGCATAGTCTTTTGGGAGTGCAAACCGTATCGGGAGAAGCTTGCTATCACCTACAACTCAATCCTAAACCCGATGCCCCTGTGATTTGGGGGGAAATTGTGATGTGGATTGCAAAAGAGCACGACATAATATTAAAAACTGAATACTACGACGAAGAGGGGTATCTGGTGAAAACAGAGCTTGCCACAAATCTGAAATATTTCGAGGGCAGGTACCTGCCCTCGGTTTTTGAACTGATTCCGGCAGAAGAAGAAGGATACAAAACAGTGGTTGTACTTCAGGAGATGAAGTTCAACCTTCCTTTGGACGATACTTTCTTTTCGCAACAAAATATGAAAAAGATAAAATGA
- a CDS encoding ABC transporter permease, with amino-acid sequence MNLIKIAWRNLWRNKRRTAITGASILFAVFFAILMRAYQLGFYDHMIKSAIGSYAGFLQIQHPAFEHDPSLENSFECSSEFLKTLDSFQGIKAVVPRIETFALASSGEHTKGALVLGIDPEREMSLSDPAGKLVRFRIQSAGIEKLKQEKLVEDDLIKIASHSLQYSFASQEAMAHYFELDSKTDKEVVQKLEQAFSFGGKEMQASENGVLISDRLSKFLRIGPGDTLVLLGQAYRGSSAAGLYPVYGIVKIANPELDNKLVYMPLQAASTFSDLTNRVTSIAINLHDNSDKNMFALQQQLSNQLSQDILKIKNWKELNPVLVQQIESDNQSGKLFLGLLYLIIFFGIFGTVLMMIHERHREMGVLIAIGMRRTRLVLVLMIEMCIMGAMGVLSGLLLSTPFIWIGNKNPMRFYGEMAQIMEEMGFEAVMPLAWFDTYLLWQGLVVALMVVLASIYPLSKIFYIKEAEALKA; translated from the coding sequence ATGAACCTGATAAAAATTGCCTGGCGAAATCTATGGCGCAATAAGAGGCGCACGGCTATTACCGGCGCGTCCATACTTTTTGCGGTGTTTTTTGCCATTTTGATGCGCGCCTATCAGCTTGGATTTTACGACCACATGATAAAAAGTGCCATTGGGTCGTATGCCGGTTTTCTGCAAATTCAGCATCCTGCTTTTGAGCACGATCCCTCGCTCGAAAACAGTTTTGAATGCTCTTCGGAATTTTTGAAAACACTCGATTCCTTTCAAGGCATCAAAGCCGTGGTACCGCGTATTGAAACCTTTGCCCTTGCCTCTTCTGGCGAACATACCAAAGGAGCCTTGGTGCTGGGAATAGATCCGGAACGTGAAATGAGTCTCTCGGATCCGGCTGGTAAACTGGTGCGGTTTAGAATTCAAAGTGCAGGCATTGAAAAACTTAAACAAGAAAAACTTGTGGAGGATGACCTTATTAAAATCGCCTCCCATTCGCTTCAATATTCCTTTGCAAGCCAAGAGGCAATGGCTCACTATTTCGAATTAGACAGTAAAACTGACAAAGAGGTGGTTCAAAAACTTGAACAAGCATTTTCTTTTGGCGGAAAAGAAATGCAAGCCTCGGAAAATGGAGTGCTTATTTCCGATCGGCTTTCAAAGTTTTTACGAATCGGTCCTGGCGATACCCTTGTACTACTTGGTCAGGCTTACCGTGGAAGTTCAGCTGCTGGTTTATACCCTGTATACGGTATTGTAAAAATAGCTAACCCAGAGCTCGATAACAAGTTGGTGTATATGCCTTTACAAGCAGCGAGTACCTTCTCAGACCTGACTAACCGAGTTACTTCGATAGCTATCAATCTGCACGATAACAGCGATAAAAACATGTTTGCCCTTCAGCAACAACTAAGTAATCAGCTCTCCCAGGATATACTCAAAATAAAAAACTGGAAGGAGCTTAATCCGGTGCTGGTGCAACAAATAGAAAGCGATAACCAAAGCGGAAAGCTTTTTTTGGGATTGCTTTACCTCATCATTTTTTTTGGCATTTTCGGTACTGTGCTGATGATGATCCATGAAAGGCATCGTGAAATGGGTGTACTAATTGCTATTGGCATGCGCAGGACAAGGCTGGTACTGGTGCTGATGATAGAAATGTGCATTATGGGGGCCATGGGTGTATTGTCGGGTTTGCTGCTGAGTACCCCTTTTATTTGGATAGGCAATAAAAACCCCATGCGCTTTTATGGCGAAATGGCCCAGATAATGGAAGAAATGGGCTTCGAGGCTGTAATGCCCCTGGCCTGGTTCGACACGTATCTTCTATGGCAAGGGCTGGTTGTAGCCTTAATGGTAGTGCTGGCAAGCATATATCCGCTAAGTAAAATATTTTACATTAAAGAAGCTGAAGCACTTAAAGCTTGA
- a CDS encoding ABC transporter permease, producing MNIIVPQIGWKNVWRNQTRSLVVIVAVMLGIFGGTMATGIMQGWIAQRIHDVIHLETSHVQIHHPEFQFNEEIMLKINNYPLVASLLDTMPQVEGWSPRVKIFVMAQSNWAATGFMLKGITPSQEKKVSEIDEKMVEGSFLEDEYKIPSIVLGSKTAQNLKLLNYQATAEKMLALDSLEIPKEVTSKIKALNTKRYRNEYDFRLELQRMLSKKDFEAYGNILVDHFSFYRMGVNIVLTMQTLDGEMITPVFKVRGIYKTSNSNFDGTNAFVDREQLSALLQVDANHVNEIAIIASNAESGIEVSEKLESYQTSNQVMSWKTISPEIAMYTEFANLIGYIYVLIILLALAFGIINTMLMSVLERVKELGMLMAIGMNKKRVFYMIMFESVFLTLTGALAGLVFSGTILHITSKTGISFGMWAEGFEAIGFSAVVYPIMTATNYLIILILVVFTGIISSVWPARKALKLNPSEALRTE from the coding sequence ATGAACATCATTGTACCACAAATAGGATGGAAAAATGTTTGGCGCAACCAAACCCGCAGCCTGGTGGTAATTGTTGCCGTTATGCTTGGTATTTTTGGCGGTACCATGGCTACAGGCATTATGCAGGGTTGGATTGCCCAGCGCATTCACGATGTCATCCACCTCGAAACATCACATGTTCAAATTCATCACCCTGAATTCCAGTTCAACGAAGAAATCATGTTGAAAATAAATAATTATCCATTGGTTGCATCTTTGCTCGATACTATGCCTCAGGTCGAAGGTTGGTCGCCCCGGGTAAAAATCTTTGTCATGGCTCAAAGCAATTGGGCTGCGACAGGTTTCATGCTAAAAGGAATTACACCCTCGCAAGAAAAAAAAGTAAGTGAGATTGATGAAAAAATGGTGGAAGGAAGCTTTCTCGAAGATGAATATAAGATTCCTTCCATTGTACTTGGAAGTAAAACTGCTCAAAATCTAAAGCTGCTCAATTATCAGGCTACTGCTGAAAAGATGCTTGCCCTCGACTCACTTGAAATACCAAAAGAGGTGACATCCAAAATAAAAGCCCTCAATACCAAAAGGTACAGGAATGAATATGACTTTCGACTGGAGTTACAGCGTATGCTTTCTAAAAAAGATTTTGAAGCTTATGGGAACATTCTTGTCGACCATTTCTCTTTTTACCGTATGGGTGTAAACATTGTGCTCACCATGCAAACCCTCGATGGAGAAATGATTACACCGGTTTTTAAAGTGCGTGGAATTTATAAAACCTCCAATTCCAACTTCGATGGTACGAATGCCTTTGTAGACCGTGAGCAACTTTCTGCCTTACTACAGGTCGACGCCAATCATGTGAACGAAATTGCCATAATCGCAAGCAATGCGGAATCAGGAATTGAAGTAAGCGAAAAACTCGAGTCCTACCAAACAAGCAACCAGGTCATGTCTTGGAAAACAATCTCACCGGAAATTGCTATGTACACTGAGTTTGCCAACCTGATAGGCTATATCTATGTCCTCATCATTTTGCTGGCGCTGGCTTTCGGAATTATAAATACCATGCTCATGTCGGTGCTCGAAAGGGTGAAGGAACTGGGTATGCTTATGGCCATTGGAATGAATAAAAAGCGTGTTTTTTACATGATTATGTTCGAATCGGTTTTTCTGACGCTCACTGGTGCTTTGGCTGGTTTGGTTTTCAGTGGCACTATTTTGCATATCACCTCCAAAACAGGTATCAGCTTTGGCATGTGGGCCGAGGGCTTTGAGGCCATTGGATTTTCGGCTGTGGTTTACCCTATAATGACTGCAACCAACTACTTGATCATATTGATACTGGTGGTTTTCACAGGAATTATATCTTCTGTCTGGCCAGCACGAAAGGCACTAAAATTAAACCCTTCTGAGGCTCTTCGCACAGAATAA
- a CDS encoding ABC transporter ATP-binding protein — MKVIELKKVDKTYNNTAVSVHAVRGIDLEFEEGEFAAIVGPSGSGKTTLLNLMGGLDKPTSGDIYIGGTQINALHGSALIDFRLYNIGFVFQSYNLIPVLTARENVEFIMQLQGFEANKRLARTKALLEEVGLGDRMNSRPAQLSGGQQQRVAVARALASKPKFILADEPTANLDSKSTETLLDIMEKLNHDEKITFIFSTHDQRVVKKARRVVTIEDGKVLYDERK; from the coding sequence ATGAAAGTAATAGAATTGAAAAAAGTCGATAAGACATACAACAACACGGCAGTGAGTGTGCATGCAGTAAGAGGAATCGACCTTGAATTCGAAGAAGGAGAATTCGCAGCCATCGTAGGTCCCTCCGGTTCGGGCAAAACAACCTTGCTCAACCTCATGGGTGGTTTGGATAAACCTACCTCTGGCGACATTTACATCGGCGGTACGCAAATCAATGCCTTACATGGTTCTGCTCTTATCGACTTTCGACTGTATAATATTGGTTTTGTGTTCCAGTCGTACAACCTCATACCAGTGCTCACTGCAAGAGAAAATGTGGAATTTATTATGCAACTTCAGGGATTTGAGGCCAACAAGCGACTCGCGCGAACCAAAGCTTTGCTCGAAGAAGTTGGTTTGGGAGATAGAATGAATAGCCGTCCGGCTCAGTTATCGGGTGGACAGCAGCAGAGAGTGGCGGTAGCCAGAGCCCTGGCATCGAAACCAAAATTTATTCTGGCCGATGAACCTACAGCCAACCTCGATTCGAAATCGACCGAAACGCTGCTCGATATCATGGAAAAACTGAATCACGATGAAAAAATTACTTTTATCTTCTCCACCCACGATCAGCGGGTTGTGAAGAAAGCACGACGCGTAGTTACCATCGAAGATGGCAAGGTGCTTTATGATGAACGAAAATAA